From Deinococcus planocerae, one genomic window encodes:
- a CDS encoding glucose-6-phosphate dehydrogenase assembly protein OpcA — protein MTTATDLRPLGPVDTTVRRAQATLDELWAQTDVETRAYTGNIVALTVKKHRERVEEALAGLEGRYAGRQIIGVMDGQQEVVVQASLVPQRGGLYIERLTLEASPEQLQGAILPLLRPATVNHVWWGADTKPEGVLLRELTDIADQVIADSLTLDIPPARHYALADLGWSRSAGWREALAQLFDSPDAARQLPKVDRLVVRYAGRNELPARLFAGWVASTLGWRDLSGAELRPARCGRENGDLCSVELIGEGVHFSLAASEGDIARTRCEWPDMSRATEINVPRMTLAEGLARVMARPERREVFERAWTLAKASLEGKG, from the coding sequence ATGACCACCGCTACCGACCTCCGTCCCCTCGGCCCCGTGGACACCACCGTGCGGCGGGCGCAGGCCACCCTGGATGAACTGTGGGCGCAGACGGACGTGGAGACGCGGGCGTACACCGGCAATATCGTGGCGCTGACGGTGAAGAAGCACCGCGAGCGCGTGGAGGAGGCGCTCGCCGGGCTAGAGGGGCGCTACGCGGGGCGGCAGATCATCGGCGTGATGGACGGGCAGCAGGAGGTGGTCGTGCAGGCGAGCCTCGTGCCGCAGCGGGGCGGGCTCTACATCGAGCGGTTGACGCTGGAGGCGAGCCCCGAGCAGCTTCAGGGGGCGATCCTGCCCCTGCTGCGGCCCGCGACCGTCAATCACGTGTGGTGGGGGGCCGACACCAAGCCCGAGGGGGTGCTGCTGCGCGAGCTGACCGACATCGCCGATCAGGTCATCGCGGACAGCCTGACGCTCGACATTCCCCCGGCGCGGCACTACGCGCTCGCCGACCTGGGCTGGAGCCGTTCGGCGGGGTGGCGTGAGGCGCTGGCGCAGCTCTTCGACTCGCCCGACGCCGCGCGGCAACTGCCGAAGGTGGACCGATTGGTCGTGCGCTACGCGGGGAGGAACGAGCTGCCCGCCCGCCTCTTCGCGGGGTGGGTGGCGAGCACGCTGGGCTGGCGGGACCTGAGCGGCGCCGAACTCCGACCGGCCCGCTGCGGGCGTGAGAACGGCGACCTGTGCAGCGTCGAACTCATCGGCGAGGGGGTGCACTTCTCGCTGGCGGCCTCGGAGGGAGACATCGCCCGCACCCGCTGCGAGTGGCCGGACATGAGCCGCGCGACCGAGATCAACGTGCCGCGCATGACGCTTGCCGAGGGGCTGGCCCGCGTGATGGCCCGCCCCGAGCGCCGGGAGGTCTTCGAGCGCGCGTGGACGCTGGCGAAGGCGAGCCTGGAGGGGAAGGGATGA
- the zwf gene encoding glucose-6-phosphate dehydrogenase — protein sequence MTRGRKKAGAQDSPEPTTGNVRRAVRQKEAARGDDLDQSQLSSAPPARKSRKRTPGAGAGADGQNPFRALMRRSRAPEPATLVIFGVTGDLARRKLLPAVFGLWQDGLLGSAFNIVGVGRQEMTDEAFKDFAVEALKSSKETDAPQPGALEKFRELLYYEFGDFGGDEVYDLVGRELDRAEEAHGGRKNALFYLSTPPSLFEPISNGLGRLGLADQSEGWRRIVIEKPFGRNLQSARELNDAIHHVWDESQVYRIDHYLGKETVQNLMAIRFGNSIFEPLWNRGYVDHVQITAAEDLGLEGRAGYYEEAGVVRDMLQNHLMQLFALTAMEAPAAFDADAIRDEKVKVLRAVKEIPRGRVRQVAVRGQYGPGTLYGEQVPGYREEPNVKPGSTTPTYVAAKLEIDNWRWQGVPFYLRTGKRLPKKVTEIAVVFKRPPLGIFPGGLERNVLAFRIQPDEGVSLKFSSKSPGQEMVLREVVMDFRYDAFGAQLESPYSRLLLDAMLGDATLFPREDEVDHAWQIVSGILEAWDGTAAPEFPNYPSGTWGPDAADELIGPDRRWRRL from the coding sequence GTGACGCGCGGAAGGAAGAAAGCGGGGGCGCAGGACTCCCCCGAGCCCACGACCGGAAACGTCCGCCGCGCCGTCCGGCAAAAAGAGGCCGCGCGGGGCGACGACCTCGACCAGAGCCAGCTCTCCTCCGCCCCGCCCGCCCGCAAGAGCCGCAAACGCACCCCCGGCGCGGGGGCGGGCGCCGACGGGCAAAACCCCTTCCGCGCCCTGATGCGCCGCAGCCGCGCGCCCGAGCCCGCCACCCTGGTGATTTTCGGCGTGACGGGCGACCTCGCGCGGCGCAAGCTCCTCCCCGCCGTCTTCGGGCTGTGGCAGGACGGGCTGCTCGGGAGTGCCTTCAACATCGTCGGCGTCGGGCGACAGGAGATGACCGACGAGGCCTTCAAGGACTTCGCCGTCGAGGCCCTGAAGTCGAGCAAGGAGACGGACGCTCCCCAACCCGGCGCCCTGGAGAAGTTCCGCGAGTTGCTGTACTACGAGTTCGGCGATTTCGGCGGCGACGAGGTATACGACCTCGTGGGCCGGGAACTCGACCGGGCCGAGGAGGCGCACGGGGGGCGCAAGAACGCGCTCTTCTACCTCTCCACCCCGCCCAGCCTCTTCGAGCCGATCTCGAACGGGCTGGGGCGCCTCGGCCTCGCCGACCAGTCGGAGGGGTGGCGGCGCATCGTGATCGAGAAACCCTTCGGGCGGAACCTGCAAAGTGCCCGCGAGCTGAACGACGCGATCCACCACGTCTGGGACGAGTCGCAGGTCTACCGCATCGACCACTACCTCGGCAAGGAGACGGTGCAGAACCTGATGGCGATCCGCTTCGGGAACTCGATCTTCGAGCCGCTGTGGAACCGCGGGTACGTGGACCACGTGCAGATCACCGCCGCCGAGGACCTGGGGTTAGAAGGCCGCGCCGGGTACTACGAGGAGGCCGGGGTGGTGCGCGACATGCTGCAAAACCACCTGATGCAGCTCTTCGCCCTGACCGCGATGGAAGCGCCCGCCGCCTTCGACGCCGACGCCATCCGCGACGAGAAGGTCAAGGTGCTGCGGGCGGTCAAGGAGATTCCGCGCGGGCGCGTGAGGCAGGTCGCCGTGCGCGGGCAGTACGGCCCCGGCACCCTCTACGGAGAGCAGGTTCCCGGCTACCGCGAGGAACCCAACGTCAAGCCCGGCAGCACCACCCCGACCTACGTCGCGGCCAAGCTGGAGATCGACAACTGGCGCTGGCAGGGGGTGCCCTTTTACCTGCGGACGGGCAAGCGGCTGCCGAAAAAGGTCACCGAGATCGCCGTCGTCTTCAAGCGCCCGCCGCTGGGCATCTTTCCGGGCGGCCTGGAGCGCAACGTGCTCGCCTTCCGCATCCAGCCCGACGAGGGGGTGAGCCTCAAGTTCTCCTCCAAGTCGCCCGGGCAGGAGATGGTGCTGCGCGAGGTCGTCATGGACTTCCGCTACGACGCCTTCGGGGCGCAGCTCGAGAGTCCCTACTCCCGCCTACTGCTGGACGCCATGCTCGGGGACGCCACCCTCTTTCCGCGCGAGGACGAGGTGGATCACGCCTGGCAGATCGTCTCGGGCATCCTGGAGGCCTGGGACGGCACGGCGGCCCCCGAGTTCCCCAACTACCCCTCGGGCACCTGGGGCCCCGACGCGGCGGACGAGCTGATCGGGCCGGACCGGCGCTGGAGGAGGCTGTGA
- the gnd gene encoding phosphogluconate dehydrogenase (NAD(+)-dependent, decarboxylating) — MKIGMIGLGKMGGNMVLRLTRGGQQAVGYDRNEENVALVESEGAQGARTMEELIAALGEPGQRAVWVMVPSGPITQSVIDDLAGRLSPGDIVIDGGNSNFKDTMRRGEELARRGIHFVDVGTSGGVWGLTEGYAMMVGGTQEAVERLRPVLEVLAPAPDRGWGRMGPVGSGHYVKMVHNGIEYGMMQAYAEGFELLHAKGEFGLDMAQIAELWRHGSVIRSWLLDLTAEALKNSADFSQLSDYVADSGEGRWTVIDSVELGVPTPVITLATQMRFRSQQEVSYAGQMLSAMRRAFGGHAVKLLEQTRQESVVPEVQPGEHPLAAAPQNIPVEAAQPVTDSAGEAQDLGEAGKRRVLGDS; from the coding sequence ATGAAGATCGGCATGATCGGCCTGGGCAAGATGGGCGGCAACATGGTGCTGCGCCTGACGCGGGGCGGCCAGCAGGCGGTGGGCTACGACCGCAACGAGGAGAACGTGGCTCTGGTCGAGTCCGAAGGCGCGCAGGGTGCCCGCACGATGGAGGAGCTGATCGCGGCCCTCGGCGAGCCGGGGCAGAGGGCCGTGTGGGTGATGGTGCCGTCCGGGCCGATTACGCAGTCGGTCATCGACGACCTCGCGGGGCGCCTCTCGCCCGGAGACATCGTGATCGACGGGGGCAACTCCAACTTCAAGGACACCATGCGCCGGGGCGAAGAGCTGGCGCGCCGGGGCATTCACTTCGTGGACGTGGGCACCTCGGGCGGCGTGTGGGGCCTGACGGAGGGCTACGCGATGATGGTAGGCGGCACGCAGGAGGCCGTCGAGCGGCTGCGGCCCGTGCTGGAGGTCCTGGCCCCCGCGCCGGATAGGGGCTGGGGCCGCATGGGGCCCGTGGGCTCGGGGCACTACGTGAAGATGGTCCACAACGGCATCGAGTACGGGATGATGCAGGCGTACGCGGAGGGCTTCGAGCTGCTGCACGCCAAGGGGGAGTTCGGGCTCGACATGGCGCAGATCGCCGAACTGTGGCGGCACGGCTCGGTCATCCGCTCGTGGCTGCTCGACCTTACCGCCGAGGCGCTGAAAAACTCCGCCGACTTCTCGCAGCTCTCCGACTATGTGGCCGACTCGGGGGAGGGGCGCTGGACGGTCATCGACTCCGTGGAACTCGGGGTGCCCACGCCGGTCATCACGCTCGCCACGCAGATGCGTTTTCGCTCGCAGCAGGAGGTCAGCTACGCGGGGCAGATGCTCAGCGCGATGCGGCGGGCCTTCGGCGGCCACGCGGTCAAGCTGCTCGAACAGACCCGCCAGGAGTCGGTCGTGCCCGAGGTGCAGCCCGGCGAGCACCCGCTCGCCGCCGCGCCGCAGAACATCCCGGTCGAGGCCGCCCAGCCTGTCACCGACAGCGCGGGTGAGGCGCAGGACCTCGGCGAGGCCGGGAAGCGGCGCGTCCTGGGGGACTCGTGA
- a CDS encoding SRPBCC family protein, with protein MAEPINIRQSIVVRSRPDVLYRLALEPRRRVRWDPNLVRAEYQGGDGRLSNNVLVRFKFSRRLLGLSFTAKYGQLQAPLRGGWESVRNVGPLERLTQGWNFKAMPGGTEVTLTVNGRVRFNWVRRPIERILHNMVASTLLELQRQVDAQGAQLMEDMGREMQRKQQEEKKAAREAAKAARRKR; from the coding sequence ATGGCCGAACCCATCAACATCAGGCAGAGCATCGTGGTGCGGTCGCGCCCGGACGTGCTGTACCGGCTGGCGCTGGAGCCGAGGCGCCGGGTCAGGTGGGACCCCAACCTCGTGCGGGCGGAGTACCAGGGCGGGGACGGGCGGCTCTCGAACAACGTCCTCGTGCGCTTCAAGTTCTCGCGGCGGCTGCTGGGCCTCTCGTTCACGGCGAAGTATGGGCAGCTTCAGGCCCCCCTGCGCGGCGGCTGGGAGAGCGTGCGCAACGTCGGGCCGCTCGAAAGGCTCACCCAGGGCTGGAACTTCAAGGCGATGCCGGGCGGCACGGAGGTCACCCTGACCGTGAATGGCCGGGTGCGCTTCAACTGGGTGCGGCGGCCCATCGAGCGCATCCTGCACAACATGGTCGCCTCCACCCTGCTCGAACTCCAGCGTCAGGTGGACGCGCAGGGGGCGCAACTGATGGAGGACATGGGCCGCGAGATGCAGCGCAAGCAGCAGGAGGAGAAGAAGGCCGCGCGGGAGGCGGCGAAGGCGGCGCGGCGCAAGAGGTAG
- a CDS encoding PIG-L deacetylase family protein: MRIMAVFAHPDDEIGCIGTLSKHTARGDEVLLVWTTLGELASQFGDASHEEVTRVRREHGAWVASRIGARCHFFDMGDSRMTGGRTEALQLARLYAQFRPNAVITWSDDHPHPDHRMTAKIAFDAITLARIPKIVNESGGGAAMPPAPDLSGDEAVESGEDVTRLEAWREPVRFYQYYAPASPYPEVFVDTTDTFEAAADVAGYYRDFYKWAWTAEQFREGRAGAGRLAGVKYAERFNLRAGHLRAREYLD, encoded by the coding sequence ATGCGAATCATGGCCGTCTTTGCCCACCCCGACGACGAGATCGGGTGCATCGGCACGTTGAGCAAACACACGGCGCGCGGCGACGAGGTGCTGCTGGTCTGGACGACGCTGGGCGAACTCGCCTCCCAGTTCGGGGACGCCTCCCACGAGGAGGTCACGCGGGTACGCCGGGAGCACGGGGCGTGGGTGGCCAGCCGGATCGGGGCGCGGTGCCACTTCTTCGACATGGGAGACAGCCGGATGACGGGGGGCCGCACGGAGGCCCTGCAACTCGCCCGGCTGTACGCGCAGTTCCGCCCCAACGCCGTGATCACCTGGAGCGACGACCACCCCCACCCCGACCACCGCATGACCGCCAAGATCGCTTTCGACGCGATCACGCTCGCCCGCATCCCCAAGATCGTCAACGAGTCGGGTGGCGGCGCCGCCATGCCCCCCGCCCCCGACCTCAGCGGCGACGAGGCGGTCGAGAGCGGCGAGGACGTGACCCGGCTGGAGGCGTGGCGCGAACCCGTGCGCTTTTACCAGTACTACGCGCCCGCCAGCCCCTACCCCGAGGTCTTCGTGGACACGACCGACACCTTCGAGGCCGCGGCGGACGTGGCGGGCTACTACCGCGACTTTTACAAGTGGGCCTGGACCGCCGAGCAGTTCCGCGAGGGCCGCGCGGGGGCCGGACGCCTCGCGGGCGTGAAGTACGCCGAGCGGTTCAACCTGCGGGCGGGCCACCTGCGGGCGCGGGAGTACCTGGACTGA
- a CDS encoding DUF4870 domain-containing protein, translating to MSLPPASHPPLAPLIPEAERTPALLIHLSPLLGFVLPVLGNVLGPLAAWLAYRDRSRVLDHQGKEALNFQLSVWLYSFVFGLVFFVLLSLGLIGGAFGAAAGAPGAGAVAVFGSLAAFFAFFIPLSLVLWAFPLVVMVLAVLRVTQGRAYRYPLRLRFLR from the coding sequence ATGAGCCTTCCCCCGGCGTCCCACCCGCCGCTCGCCCCCCTCATCCCCGAGGCCGAGCGGACGCCCGCGCTGCTCATCCACCTCTCGCCGCTGCTGGGCTTCGTGCTGCCCGTGCTGGGCAACGTGCTGGGGCCGCTCGCCGCGTGGCTGGCCTACCGCGACCGCAGCCGAGTCCTCGACCACCAGGGCAAGGAGGCGCTGAATTTCCAGCTCAGCGTGTGGCTGTACTCGTTCGTGTTCGGGCTGGTGTTCTTCGTCCTGCTGAGCCTGGGGTTGATCGGCGGGGCCTTCGGCGCGGCAGCGGGCGCCCCGGGGGCGGGGGCCGTGGCGGTCTTCGGGTCGCTCGCCGCGTTCTTCGCCTTCTTCATCCCGCTGAGCCTCGTGTTGTGGGCCTTTCCGCTGGTGGTGATGGTCCTCGCGGTGCTCCGGGTGACCCAGGGGCGGGCGTACCGGTATCCGCTGCGGCTGCGGTTCCTGAGGTAG
- the rnhA gene encoding ribonuclease HI: MTKPGGKPPFRKSAAQKAQDAARDLLPIKAGIQPDQPIAGELVYLYSDGACDTAAGHGGWATLLKYRGQELVLSGHERETTNNRMELRGLLEGLRALKRPCQVRVVTDSQYLRKAFTDGWILKWQRNGWRTAGGEPVKNRELWEELIEQARKHALTFVWVRGHDGHEENERVDRLAVEERKKLRER; the protein is encoded by the coding sequence ATGACGAAGCCCGGCGGCAAACCTCCCTTCCGCAAGTCCGCCGCCCAGAAGGCGCAGGACGCGGCGCGGGACCTCCTGCCCATCAAGGCGGGAATCCAGCCCGACCAGCCCATCGCCGGGGAACTCGTGTACCTCTACAGCGACGGCGCCTGCGACACGGCGGCGGGGCACGGCGGCTGGGCCACCCTCCTGAAGTACAGAGGCCAGGAACTCGTCCTGAGCGGCCACGAGCGGGAGACGACGAATAACCGCATGGAGTTGCGCGGCCTGCTCGAAGGGCTGAGGGCCCTCAAGCGCCCCTGCCAGGTGCGGGTGGTGACCGACAGCCAATACCTCCGCAAGGCCTTCACCGACGGCTGGATTCTGAAGTGGCAGCGCAACGGCTGGCGAACGGCGGGCGGCGAGCCCGTGAAAAACCGCGAGCTGTGGGAGGAGCTGATCGAGCAGGCGAGGAAACACGCCCTCACCTTCGTCTGGGTGCGCGGCCACGACGGGCACGAGGAAAACGAGCGGGTGGACCGGCTCGCGGTCGAGGAGCGCAAGAAACTCAGGGAGAGATGA
- a CDS encoding MFS transporter: MSPSSSPLPASGWRTFLALWGSQSLSRVGSAVAYFALIVYLAQTLYPGEDQKAQLALATGAVFILATSLAVILAPVTGSLVDRHDRRRVMLVCDTLSGVVTLAVAALMLTTVLPLWALLAYVTVTQTLDITHEAAFETSYAMLLPDEALTRANGMVQTTRTLSYLIGPALATLLIGLPALLARGGGGGWLATLRDGVPFALLMDGLSFLVAAGVLARLAIPSPPPAESHGGAAANVKADTHLGWTYLLRRPPLLHLLIVFAVLNLALAAIPSYQVLLARFTLAPDLEARGMSFTAALAIIQTATSAGMFLGGLAISTWGGLRRRKYLGIFVPLGLMGLGLLGVGLSNHLYVTAAALACTVFLMPVATAHSGGIWQAQVPREMQGRVFAVRRLVARFTAPLGMGLISLLSTRLPPAPVIAALGVLVALLAALQLLNPAMRRLDDREYMEGLAGVRAGD, translated from the coding sequence ATGTCCCCCTCATCTTCACCTCTTCCGGCCTCCGGCTGGAGAACCTTTCTCGCGTTGTGGGGCTCGCAGTCGCTCAGCCGGGTGGGCAGCGCGGTGGCGTACTTCGCCCTGATCGTCTACCTCGCGCAGACGCTGTACCCGGGCGAGGACCAGAAGGCGCAGCTCGCCCTGGCGACGGGCGCGGTGTTCATTCTCGCCACGTCGCTCGCCGTGATCCTCGCGCCGGTCACGGGCTCGCTCGTCGACCGCCACGACCGCAGGCGGGTGATGCTCGTGTGTGACACGCTCTCCGGCGTGGTGACCCTGGCCGTGGCCGCGCTGATGCTCACCACGGTGCTGCCGCTGTGGGCGCTGCTCGCGTACGTGACCGTCACCCAGACGCTCGACATCACGCACGAGGCGGCCTTCGAGACGAGCTACGCGATGCTGCTGCCCGACGAGGCCCTCACGCGCGCCAACGGCATGGTGCAAACCACCCGCACCCTGAGCTACCTGATCGGCCCGGCGCTCGCCACCCTCCTCATCGGCCTGCCCGCCCTGCTCGCGCGCGGGGGAGGGGGGGGCTGGCTCGCCACCTTGCGTGACGGGGTGCCCTTCGCGCTGCTCATGGACGGCCTGAGCTTCCTCGTCGCGGCTGGGGTGCTCGCCCGCCTCGCCATCCCCAGCCCGCCCCCCGCCGAGAGTCACGGGGGCGCCGCCGCGAACGTGAAGGCCGACACCCACCTGGGCTGGACGTACCTGCTGCGCCGCCCGCCCCTGCTGCACCTCCTGATCGTCTTCGCGGTGCTCAACCTCGCCCTGGCCGCCATCCCGAGCTATCAGGTCCTGCTCGCCCGCTTCACCCTCGCGCCCGATCTGGAGGCGCGCGGCATGAGCTTCACCGCCGCCCTCGCCATCATTCAGACCGCCACGAGCGCGGGGATGTTCCTCGGTGGGCTCGCCATCTCCACCTGGGGGGGGCTGAGGCGGCGCAAGTACCTCGGCATCTTCGTTCCCCTCGGGCTGATGGGGCTGGGGTTGCTCGGGGTGGGGCTGTCGAACCACCTGTACGTCACGGCGGCGGCCCTGGCCTGCACCGTGTTCCTGATGCCGGTGGCGACCGCCCACAGCGGCGGCATCTGGCAGGCGCAGGTGCCCCGCGAGATGCAGGGCCGGGTCTTCGCCGTGCGCCGCCTCGTCGCGCGTTTCACTGCCCCGCTCGGCATGGGATTGATCAGCCTCCTCTCCACCCGGTTGCCGCCCGCCCCGGTCATCGCCGCCCTCGGCGTCCTCGTCGCCCTGCTCGCCGCCCTGCAACTGCTCAACCCCGCGATGCGCCGCCTGGACGACCGCGAGTACATGGAGGGACTGGCGGGGGTGCGGGCGGGGGACTGA
- the glmU gene encoding bifunctional UDP-N-acetylglucosamine diphosphorylase/glucosamine-1-phosphate N-acetyltransferase GlmU, whose translation MTDNNRPLDVVILAAGQGTRMRSALPKVLHPVAGRPMVAWAVKAAQELGARNVVVVTGHGADQVEAALKHTGVRFARQNRQLGTGHAFLCGAEALPGDGADLLVLYGDTPLLRTETLGRLLGGHRALGSALTVLTGELPDATGYGRIIRDADGDVQRIVEEKGATPEEKAVREFNSGVYVMDGRAPGLARRITNTNAAGEYYLTDLLALYRGEGARVRAFRLDDPDEVMGANDRTGLAGAEAILRRRINLAHMRAGVTLQDPDTTRIEDTVTLGRDVTVEPGVILRGQTQVADGVTLGAYSVVIDSVLDAGVVVRPHTVLEGARVGAGSDVGPFARLRPGTVLAEGVHIGNFVETKNAHLEGGVKAGHLAYLGDVTVGAETNVGAGTIVANFDGVNKHRTRIGAGVFIGSNTTVIAPREVGDAAFVAAGSTLHEDVPEGALAVARGKQRTLEGWSRRYWGGMRERVGQKLPWLAGWLERQGEEGQW comes from the coding sequence ATGACTGACAACAATCGTCCGCTGGACGTGGTGATTCTCGCGGCGGGGCAGGGCACCCGCATGAGGTCGGCCCTGCCGAAGGTGCTGCACCCCGTGGCGGGCCGCCCGATGGTAGCCTGGGCGGTGAAGGCGGCGCAGGAACTCGGCGCCCGCAACGTGGTCGTGGTGACCGGGCACGGGGCGGATCAGGTCGAGGCCGCCTTGAAGCACACGGGCGTGCGCTTCGCCCGGCAGAACCGGCAGCTCGGCACCGGGCACGCTTTCTTGTGCGGGGCGGAGGCGCTGCCGGGAGACGGAGCGGACCTCCTCGTGCTGTACGGCGACACGCCCCTGCTGCGCACGGAGACGCTGGGCAGGCTTCTCGGCGGCCACCGGGCCCTGGGCTCGGCCCTCACGGTCCTGACGGGCGAGCTGCCCGACGCGACGGGCTACGGGCGGATCATCCGCGACGCGGACGGCGACGTGCAGCGCATCGTGGAGGAGAAGGGCGCGACCCCCGAGGAGAAGGCCGTGCGCGAGTTCAACTCCGGCGTGTACGTGATGGATGGCCGGGCCCCGGGCCTCGCCCGGCGGATCACGAACACGAACGCGGCGGGCGAGTATTACCTCACCGACCTGCTGGCGCTGTACCGGGGCGAGGGTGCGCGGGTCCGCGCCTTCCGCCTGGACGACCCCGACGAGGTGATGGGCGCCAACGACCGCACCGGGCTCGCCGGGGCCGAGGCCATCTTGCGCCGCCGCATCAACCTCGCCCACATGCGCGCCGGGGTCACCCTGCAAGACCCCGACACCACCCGCATCGAGGACACGGTGACCCTGGGCCGCGACGTGACGGTCGAGCCCGGCGTGATCCTGCGCGGCCAGACGCAGGTGGCCGACGGCGTGACCCTCGGCGCCTACAGCGTGGTGATCGACTCCGTGCTGGACGCGGGCGTGGTCGTGAGGCCCCACACCGTGCTGGAGGGGGCACGGGTGGGCGCGGGCAGCGACGTGGGCCCCTTCGCCCGGTTGAGGCCCGGCACGGTGCTGGCGGAGGGGGTCCACATCGGCAACTTCGTGGAGACGAAGAATGCCCATCTGGAGGGGGGGGTCAAGGCCGGTCACCTCGCCTACCTGGGGGATGTGACTGTCGGCGCGGAGACGAACGTCGGGGCCGGGACCATCGTCGCCAACTTCGACGGGGTGAACAAGCACCGGACCCGAATCGGCGCGGGCGTCTTCATCGGCTCCAACACGACGGTGATCGCCCCGCGCGAGGTCGGCGACGCCGCCTTCGTCGCGGCGGGCAGCACCCTCCACGAGGACGTGCCCGAGGGGGCGCTCGCCGTCGCGCGGGGCAAGCAGCGCACCCTGGAGGGCTGGTCGCGCCGCTACTGGGGCGGGATGCGGGAGAGGGTGGGGCAGAAATTGCCGTGGCTGGCGGGGTGGCTGGAGCGGCAGGGGGAGGAGGGTCAGTGGTGA
- the lgt gene encoding prolipoprotein diacylglyceryl transferase, whose amino-acid sequence MDPVFLQIGNFTVAWYGVLITLGIVAGVWVGTRMARQRGLNVDLFNDMILWMIVWGLVGARLVFVATSWEQFANIPFPRVLLDIINLRQGGISIHGGLIGGILVLIYYTRRYRLNFYEYADLCVPGVAFGIIGGRIGNIMNGTDTVGRVTGWPVGYRWPDSARAFHEGMCVRNPNPDMDLSRYCQEIGGQLVMTAPVHFTQLYGVFIGIILAVASYFWLRSRKAGWAFWQFWLWYSILRAGFEETFRLNPLAVKSYLNQGLQAPGIGLWTDTHLISFPLIIASIVLLLRLRNRPNTR is encoded by the coding sequence ATGGACCCAGTTTTCCTTCAGATCGGCAATTTCACGGTTGCCTGGTACGGCGTGCTCATCACGCTCGGCATCGTCGCGGGCGTGTGGGTGGGCACCCGGATGGCCCGGCAACGCGGCCTGAACGTCGACCTCTTCAACGACATGATCCTGTGGATGATCGTCTGGGGCCTCGTCGGCGCCCGGCTGGTCTTCGTGGCGACCTCGTGGGAGCAGTTCGCGAACATCCCCTTTCCGCGCGTGCTGCTCGACATCATCAACCTGCGGCAGGGCGGCATCTCGATCCACGGCGGCCTCATCGGCGGCATCCTGGTCTTGATCTACTACACCCGGCGCTACCGGCTCAACTTCTACGAGTACGCCGACCTGTGCGTGCCCGGCGTGGCCTTCGGGATCATCGGCGGGCGGATCGGCAACATCATGAACGGGACCGACACGGTGGGCCGGGTGACGGGGTGGCCCGTCGGCTACCGCTGGCCCGACTCGGCGCGCGCCTTCCACGAGGGCATGTGCGTGCGCAACCCCAACCCCGACATGGACCTCTCGCGCTACTGCCAGGAGATCGGCGGGCAGCTCGTGATGACGGCCCCCGTCCACTTCACCCAGCTCTACGGGGTCTTCATCGGGATCATCCTCGCGGTCGCCTCGTACTTCTGGCTGCGCTCGCGCAAGGCGGGCTGGGCCTTCTGGCAGTTCTGGCTGTGGTACTCGATTCTGCGCGCCGGGTTCGAGGAGACCTTCCGCCTCAACCCCCTCGCTGTGAAGTCCTACCTGAACCAGGGCCTCCAGGCGCCCGGGATCGGGTTGTGGACGGACACGCACCTCATCAGCTTCCCGCTGATCATCGCCAGCATCGTGCTGCTGCTGAGGCTGCGCAACCGTCCGAACACGCGGTAA
- the tatC gene encoding twin-arginine translocase subunit TatC, which translates to MTKPSAELQSAPLLDHLEELRKRIFLSLIFLAVGMVVAFQYRLGLIELIKGPLRYSQQYQAGNVQLVTVNLTDQFLLSINLSFWVGLALALPLILWQVWAFIAPGLYPHERRWALPFIVGAGLSFVLGAAFGYTFVLPAMVRFLLDFLGGAVEQMQSLSNYIGTVTTFLVAFGLAFELPILAVILTRIGLVNHVMLRRAWRLALVGVLLLAAVITPTPDPMNMLLVALPLYALYELGVLLSRVFRVRPAEDPTDGGAPLGT; encoded by the coding sequence ATGACCAAGCCGTCCGCCGAACTCCAGAGCGCGCCGCTGCTCGACCACCTGGAGGAACTGCGCAAGCGCATCTTCCTCAGCCTGATCTTCCTGGCGGTCGGGATGGTGGTCGCCTTCCAGTACCGGCTGGGGCTCATCGAGCTGATCAAGGGGCCGCTGCGGTATTCGCAGCAGTACCAGGCGGGCAACGTCCAGCTCGTCACGGTGAACCTCACCGACCAGTTCCTGCTGAGCATCAACCTGTCGTTCTGGGTGGGGCTGGCGCTGGCGCTGCCCCTGATCCTGTGGCAGGTCTGGGCCTTCATCGCGCCGGGGCTCTACCCCCACGAGCGGCGCTGGGCGCTCCCCTTCATCGTGGGGGCGGGGCTGTCCTTCGTGCTCGGGGCGGCCTTCGGGTACACGTTCGTGCTGCCCGCGATGGTGCGCTTCCTGCTCGACTTCCTGGGCGGCGCCGTCGAGCAGATGCAGAGCCTCTCGAACTACATCGGCACGGTGACGACCTTCCTCGTGGCCTTTGGCCTCGCCTTCGAGCTGCCCATCCTGGCGGTGATCCTGACGCGCATCGGGCTCGTCAACCACGTGATGCTGCGCCGGGCCTGGAGGCTCGCCCTCGTCGGGGTGCTGCTGCTGGCCGCCGTCATCACGCCCACGCCCGACCCCATGAACATGTTGCTCGTCGCGCTGCCGCTCTACGCCCTTTACGAACTGGGGGTGCTGCTCTCGCGGGTGTTCCGCGTCCGGCCCGCGGAGGACCCCACCGACGGAGGCGCCCCGCTCGGCACCTGA